The DNA segment GTAACTGATCCTCTTGTTCCAAGACAGGGACTTGTTCAGCAAAAAATAAATCTTGAAGTATCTACCGACCAGATTAAAAATACCATTAAATCAATTGATAGAGAGTTGGCTACTTTAAAAGCAAAGTACAGTACAATGGTGCCATTTGATGCTGGCATTCAAAACTACGAACGCGATGCCGATATTGCTACGAAAGATTATATGGCAGCACTTGATCGGACCAATCAAAGTAGAACGGAGCAAAACACTGGTTTAAAGCTTCAGATCGCACAAATTGGTTTACCAGGTACGCCAGAAAAATCAAAGGCGATACTGTTTATTGCAATGTCTGCCGCTGCCAGTTTTATGTTGTGTTTTGTTATTCTATTGATTCTTTTTCTGCTTGACAGATCTGTTTATACCACAGCTCAATTGGCCAAACAAACCGGTGGGCCAGTTTTAGGCTTACTCAATTTAATTACAGAATCAGACAAAGAACCCAAAACGATTTGGAAAGATAAAGGAGACAATTTAAATTATAATGTCTATAAAGACCTTTTAAGATCCGTTCGGTTTGAAATTGATAAAGCATTCGGTGATAGTGAGTCAAAAATATTAGGCATCACAAGTTTAAATATTGGTGAAGGAAAATCATTTTTAGCATCCAGTTTGACTTATGCATTTGCTATGACTGGAAAAAAGGTATTGCTTATAAGTAGCGAAGAAGATAGTGTAGATAAGGATGGATCTCAGAAACTGATCCCCAGTGAATTTGTAGGTACATTTATTGTGAAGAAAGAAGTACAAACAGAAGACCTCATTACTGTGTTTAATATGAAATCCAGCAATTCTTCTTTATTGGAAACTCAGAGCAGTGCTAACATAAAAAATGGGTTTGATCTTTTACGGAAGGAGTTCGACTATATTATAATTGACATCAATAACTTAAAGGATGTTAACAATACCAAAGAATGGTTGTATTTTACGGACAGGAGCATTGCGGTATTTGAGTATGGTAAATCAATAGGAGATGGAGATGCTGAATATATCAACTATATCAGGAACCATCCAGGTTTTATGGGATGGATACTCAATAAATTTAAGTATAAAAAGAAATAGGTCATGATAATATCTGAAAATAAAGTCAGTCCTAAATTCATGAGTTATCTCTCATGATGCAATTTTTTAATCAATTGCCTTTTAGTTTAAAAAGGATCTTGTTTGTCATTATTGGTTTGATTTTGACAACGGCGATTAGTTTTTTTTCATTCCAATTGGGAATTATTGTCCCCTTAATTGCGATAGGTTTATCCGCTGCTGTTATTTTTCTGATCATTAGCTTTAATCATCCTAAGATCACATTATGGGCTTTAATTTCCTATTGCTTCTCCATTGCATTGATAAGTAGAGAAATTGGCGGGGATATTCCATATGGTACATTCATAGAAGTATTGTTATTTCTCACCTGGTTATTTGCAGTACTCAGGGTGCCGGTTGAAGAATGGAAGAAAGTTAAGAATGATCTTTTTTATATAATAGTAATTTGGTTTTTACTAAGCGTTTTAGAGGTAGCAAATCCGGCGGGGGCAAGTATAATGGGTTGGTTACAGGAGATCAGATCGGCAGCACTATATCCTTTGTTAATTATACCTGTCACCTATGTTTTATTTAATACTAAGAAAGACCTAGATTCTTTTTTAGTATTAGTAATTGTCTTTTCCGTATTTGGAGCAATAAATGGTATCAAACAATTATATATTGGTCTTTCACCCGGCGAACAACGGTTTATTGACGACGGAGGTTACGTTACCCATATGTTATTCGGTCAGCTACGCGTGTTTTCATTTTATAGTGAAGCGGCCCAATTTGGAGCTTCTCAAGCGCATATCGGTTTAATATGTCTTATTTTAGCCTTTGGGCCTTACAAATGGTGGAAAAGAGCTTTATTATTTTGTATTTCTCTTCTTTTGCTTTACGGGATGCTTATTTCTGGTACAAGAGGAGCACTTTTTGTGCTGGTATCTGGTGTATTTTTAGCAATAATATTGAGTAAGCAAATAAAGGTCATTCTTATAGGTGGGCTTATTGCCTGTTCTTGTTTGTTTATACTTAAATTTACTTATATAGGAAATGGAAATTATCAGATTTACCGTTTAAGAAGTGCTTTAGACCCTACGGATGCATCATTTAATGTAAGGCTTAACACTCAAAAATTGCTTAGAGAGTATATGAGTACCAGGCCTTTTGGGGGCGGACTTGGTGTTATTGGAGCCTGGGGAGCAAAGTATAACCAGGATAAGTTTTTAGCGCATATTCCTCCAGATAGTTATTGGGTAAAGGTATGGGCAATGTATGGAATAATAGGTTTTATAATATGGCTGTGTATCATGATGTATATCCTGGGTAAATGTTGTGGTATTGTTTGGAACATCAGGGATCCGGACCTAAGAATAAAAGGGATAGCAATGACATCTGGTTATGCCGGTATTTTAATTTGTAGTTATGGAAACGAAGTTATTAATACAATGCCATCCTCAATAATTGTATATGTTTCATGGGTGTTTATATTTATAAGTCCAGTTTTAGATAAAGAAATATCAAATAAAAATAATTTGTAATATGCCTTACGAAATTTTTGCTATCCCTGCTTTGTTATGCCTGATTTACGGAATTATAAAAGGGTTAAAAATGAATAATAAAGAACCGTTAAGTAAATTATAATCCTTTTATCATTAATGCTATCTTTGGAAATGTCATTGACTTCTAAAATAAAATCGAATCCATTGCTAAAGAAAATGGCACACTGGCTGCTCATACCAAGTGGCGAACACAGGCCAAGGCTTTGGGTAAGGTTATTTATCAATCCATTTAAACACAAAAGGGGAAGAAAATCTATAATTCGATCTAGGACTCGTCTTGACGTATTCCCTTTTAGTCAGTTTGTTTTAGGAGATGGTTCTGTAATTGAAGATTTTGGTACGATTAATAATGGTGTTGGAGAGGTTATAATAGGACACCGGACAATTATTGGTTTAGGAAATACAATTATTGGTCCTGTTGTTATTGGAGACGATGTCATGTTAGCTCAAAATATTGTTTTGTCAGGAATGAACCACGGTTATCAGGACGTTACCATACCACCAAGTAGACAAAAAGAAATTAGAAAATTGATTACCATAGGTGATGCTGTATGGATTGGCGCTAATAGTGTCATTACTGCTGGGGTAACTGTTGGAAAACACAGTGTTATTGGAGCCGGAAGTGTGGTTACTAAAGATATTCCACCTTTTTCTGTTGCTATTGGTAATCCGGCTAAAGTGATAAAACAGTACGATGAATTAAGTGGGACCTGGAAAAAGATAGATAAGTCGTATAAATAATATATATATATGAATCTAATTAAAAGTCCATTCGACGAAGTTACCTTATTAATAACGCACTACAATCGAAGCAGGTCTTTGGAAAGGTTATTGCAAAGTTTTTCCGATTACGGCACAAGATTCTATGACATAATCGTATCTGATGATGGAAGTAAATCCGAGCATATTTCCTATATAACCGAGCTTAAGAAGAGATTTGATTTCCAGCTTTTACTTGCCGAAAAGAACAGAGGCCTGGGAAATAATATTAATAAGGGACAGGAGGCTGTAAAAAGTGAGTTTACCTTATATGTTCAGGAAGATTTTGTTCCGCTTCCCGGGTTTGAAAAACCCCTGGCCGATGGATTAAGTATTTTAAAAGACGATCCCTCCGCTGATACTGTTCGGTTTTACTCGTATCTTGATTATCCACAAAAAAAATATTATAGAGATGGATTTTCAGAAATGATCTTTGATCCTTTTTCTTTGAATCTACACAAATTTCCACTATACAGTGATCATCCTCATTTGAGAAGAAGTAACTTTCTGAAAAAATTTGGCAAGTACAATGAAAATAAGCACTCTGATAAAACAGAATTTGAAATGATGCTTTCGTTTATCAGAAATAAAGGTAAAGGATATCTTTATAATGACTATAAATCTGTTTTTGATCAGGTTAATGATTCTTTTGAACCAAGCACAGTACACCGCGTATCTTGGAGAGCAAGTAACAATTTATTGATCAAGTGGATACGGTATATCTATAGACAGATATCATATAATTATTCGCTCTATATAAAATAAGTTAATTTTCTAACAACAACGGAAACAAAAATTAATATGTCAAAAGCAATAAATGGT comes from the Pedobacter heparinus DSM 2366 genome and includes:
- a CDS encoding exopolysaccharide transport family protein: MDIKRFSKILKKFSWILILLPVIAGTLTYFLSKNLPKKYKSEAQIATGLVDQSKQISTQVQSDFFKISQQFSNIIEKMKMRKMMGILSYHLIIHDLENPSTAFRKNSSKIDSLSQSDKSELINIYKKKLSEKATITVLDNRNKFKLFDLLQSMGYDEASINEDLTIYRAENSDFINVQFTSEDPLLSAFVVNTLSTEFINNYSVEVYNNQNNSILLLDSLLKKKEQDMNAKNSALKDFKMKNGVLNVNEQGATLYAQISQYEEKKAQAIRDIQANLGALSAINKKLSGKDEPFLGGSAIEDNNNILNLKSQIKTANDRYIDGGFKVADKKKVDSLQNLLSIQSSKVSDKNVTDPLVPRQGLVQQKINLEVSTDQIKNTIKSIDRELATLKAKYSTMVPFDAGIQNYERDADIATKDYMAALDRTNQSRTEQNTGLKLQIAQIGLPGTPEKSKAILFIAMSAAASFMLCFVILLILFLLDRSVYTTAQLAKQTGGPVLGLLNLITESDKEPKTIWKDKGDNLNYNVYKDLLRSVRFEIDKAFGDSESKILGITSLNIGEGKSFLASSLTYAFAMTGKKVLLISSEEDSVDKDGSQKLIPSEFVGTFIVKKEVQTEDLITVFNMKSSNSSLLETQSSANIKNGFDLLRKEFDYIIIDINNLKDVNNTKEWLYFTDRSIAVFEYGKSIGDGDAEYINYIRNHPGFMGWILNKFKYKKK
- a CDS encoding O-antigen ligase family protein — encoded protein: MMQFFNQLPFSLKRILFVIIGLILTTAISFFSFQLGIIVPLIAIGLSAAVIFLIISFNHPKITLWALISYCFSIALISREIGGDIPYGTFIEVLLFLTWLFAVLRVPVEEWKKVKNDLFYIIVIWFLLSVLEVANPAGASIMGWLQEIRSAALYPLLIIPVTYVLFNTKKDLDSFLVLVIVFSVFGAINGIKQLYIGLSPGEQRFIDDGGYVTHMLFGQLRVFSFYSEAAQFGASQAHIGLICLILAFGPYKWWKRALLFCISLLLLYGMLISGTRGALFVLVSGVFLAIILSKQIKVILIGGLIACSCLFILKFTYIGNGNYQIYRLRSALDPTDASFNVRLNTQKLLREYMSTRPFGGGLGVIGAWGAKYNQDKFLAHIPPDSYWVKVWAMYGIIGFIIWLCIMMYILGKCCGIVWNIRDPDLRIKGIAMTSGYAGILICSYGNEVINTMPSSIIVYVSWVFIFISPVLDKEISNKNNL
- a CDS encoding acyltransferase, with protein sequence MLSLEMSLTSKIKSNPLLKKMAHWLLIPSGEHRPRLWVRLFINPFKHKRGRKSIIRSRTRLDVFPFSQFVLGDGSVIEDFGTINNGVGEVIIGHRTIIGLGNTIIGPVVIGDDVMLAQNIVLSGMNHGYQDVTIPPSRQKEIRKLITIGDAVWIGANSVITAGVTVGKHSVIGAGSVVTKDIPPFSVAIGNPAKVIKQYDELSGTWKKIDKSYK
- a CDS encoding glycosyltransferase family 2 protein; the protein is MNLIKSPFDEVTLLITHYNRSRSLERLLQSFSDYGTRFYDIIVSDDGSKSEHISYITELKKRFDFQLLLAEKNRGLGNNINKGQEAVKSEFTLYVQEDFVPLPGFEKPLADGLSILKDDPSADTVRFYSYLDYPQKKYYRDGFSEMIFDPFSLNLHKFPLYSDHPHLRRSNFLKKFGKYNENKHSDKTEFEMMLSFIRNKGKGYLYNDYKSVFDQVNDSFEPSTVHRVSWRASNNLLIKWIRYIYRQISYNYSLYIK